From Vicia villosa cultivar HV-30 ecotype Madison, WI unplaced genomic scaffold, Vvil1.0 ctg.000843F_1_1, whole genome shotgun sequence, the proteins below share one genomic window:
- the LOC131631561 gene encoding sugar transporter ERD6-like 16: protein MRNEDVENGEINVVKYMQEPFIQKGSDACEEVESDKSVENGSIGMVLLSTFVAVCGSFSFGTCVGYSAPTQAAIREDLDLSLAQFSMFGSLVTIGAMLGAITSGRITDFIGRKGAMRISTGFCIIGWIAVFFSKGSSTLDLGRLFTGYGIGLVSYVVPVYIAEIAPKNLRGMLATTNQLMIVIGSSVSFLLGSVINWRQLALAGLMPCICLLVGLCFIPESPRWLAKVGREKEFQLALRKLRGKDVDISHEAIEIMDNIETLQSLPKVKMLDLLQRKYVRAVVIGVGLMAFQQSVGINGIGFYTAETFVAAGLSSAKSGTVAYACIQVPFTMLGAILMDKSGRKPLITVSASGTFLGCVITGIAFFFKDQSLLLEWVPTLAVAGVLIYVASFAIGLGSVPWVVMSEVFPINVKGIAGSLVVLVAWLGAWVVSYTFNFLMSWSSPGTMFLYAGCSLLTILFVVKVVPETKGKTLEEIQSCISS from the exons ATGAGAAATGAGGATGTTGAGAATGGAGAGATTAATGTGGTAAAGTATATGCAAGAGCCATTCATTCAAAAAGGGAGTGATGCATGTGAAGAAGTTGAATCAGATAAAAGTGTAGAAAATGGATCTATTGGAATGGTTCTGCTCAGCACATTTGTTGCTGTTTGTGGTTCTTTTTCATTTGGAACTTGT GTGGGTTATTCAGCACCTACTCAAGCTGCTATAAGGGAAGATCTTGATCTGTCTCTTGCTCAG TTTTcaatgtttggttctttggtgaCAATTGGTGCAATGCTTGGAGCTATAACAAGTGGTAGAATTACTGATTTCATTGGAAGAAAAGGG GCTATGAGAATTTCAACGGGATTTTGCATTATAGGGTGGATAGCTGTCTTCTTCTCTAAG GGTTCTTCCACACTTGACTTGGGAAGGTTATTCACAGGATATGGAATTGGACTCGTCTCATACGTG GTTCCTGTATATATAGCAGAAATAGCACCCAAAAATCTTAGAGGAATGCTTGCAACAACAAATCAG CTTATGATTGTTATTGGATCATCGGTGTCATTTTTATTAGGAAGTGTCATAAATTGGAGACAACTAGCACTAGCAG GACTAATGCCTTGCATTTGCTTGTTGGTTGGTTTGTGCTTCATTCCTGAGTCTCCTAGATGGCTG gcaaaggttggtcGTGAAAAAGAGTTTCAACTAGCTTTAAGGAAACTTCGTGGTAAAGATGTTGATATTTCTCATGAAGCTATTGAAATTATG GATAATATTGAAACTCTTCAAAGCCTTCCTAAGGTTAAGATGTTGGATTTGTTGCAACGCAAGTATGTGCGCGCTGTAGTT ATTGGTGTTGGACTAATGGCATTTCAACAATCTGTTGGAATTAACGGCATAGGATTCTATACAGCTGAGACTTTTGTTGCAGCAG GGCTTTCTTCAGCAAAATCCGGTACCGTAGCTTATGCTTGTATACAA GTTCCATTTACTATGTTGGGAGCCATTTTGATGGATAAATCTGGAAGAAAACCTCTTATAACA GTTTCTGCAAGTGGAACATTCTTGGGCTGCGTTATTACCGgaattgctttctttttcaaG GACCAAAGCTTATTGCTTGAGTGGGTGCCAACATTAGCAGTTGCAGGCGtgttg ATTTACGTAGCATCATTTGCAATTGGTTTGGGATCAGTTCCTTGGGTGGTGATGTCTGAG GTGTTTCCTATAAATGTGAAGGGAATTGCAGGAAGTTTGGTAGTTTTGGTAGCCTGGCTAGGAGCTTGGGTGGTTTCGTATACCTTCAATTTTCTTATGAGTTGGAGTTCTCCTG GTACAATGTTTTTGTATGCTGGATGTTCCCTTTTAACCATTCTATTTGTTGTAAAAGTAGTCCCAGAAACCAAAGGAAAAACATTGGAAGAAATTCAGTCTTGCATTAGTTCTTAG
- the LOC131631560 gene encoding squamosa promoter-binding-like protein 7, translated as MEPQPQPQPHPTPPPMDAPDDLSSVWDLSYLLDFNLDDDALLNLNLQNEPPPPPPIPNPNPNPNPPENDKIRKRDPRLTCSNFLAGHVPCACPELDALLEDNGLPGKKRARAARASASARCQVPSCEVDISELKGYHRRHRVCLRCANAVTVLIDGEAKRYCQQCGKFHVLPDFDEGKRSCRRKLERHNTRRRRKPADSASAVDHEVQTVTVNDDSNCDGEAGIDYSNLSSENIDKRVSLDHEEEPVAVGSSTPETQNINGESGVSFVASAETQANVGNDVSNLSKSPSYCDNKNDYSSMCQTGRVSFKLYDWNPAEFPRRLRLQIFQWLASMPVELEGYIRPGCTILTVFVAMPNIMWINLLKDPMYYVRDLVAPKKMLSGRGAALIHLNDTIFRVMKDGSSVTKVEVNMQAPKLHYIHPTCFEAGKPMEFFACGSNLLQPKFRLLVSFYGKYMKYEYCVPSPHNWSEDSISCSFDNQLYKIRVPHIEENLMGPAFIEVENESGLSNFIPILIGDKEICTEMKILQQKQDASLLSKQFRSASGGSICSSCKAFVHIHTSSSDLFVDIAWLLKDPTSENFDRMVSASQIQRYCHLLDFLINNDSTIILGKILPNLIILTESIKSNTNDVDIVPLLKCMHNARDAICQKGGSIILHSKREGFKPVRCCSQDDKLSVDEDNCQSILFNADPELGVPRSLTFDEKNHNTPLLKRDIIMNMEDLPNRRDHRHITQGFLTSRPTIFVLVSVVVCLAVCVSVYHRGRVTELAVSIRRCLFNH; from the exons ATGGAACCCCAACCCCAACCTCAACCTCACCCTACTCCTCCTCCGATGGACGCTCCCGACGATCTCTCCTCCGTTTGGGACCTAAGCTACCTCCTCGACTTCAATCTCGACGACGACGCATTACTTAACTTAAACCTCCAAAACGAACCTCCACCTCCCCCTCCAATtccaaaccctaaccctaaccccAACCCTCCGGAGAATGACAAGATCCGAAAACGCGACCCGAGACTTACTTGCTCCAACTTCCTCGCGGGTCATGTACCTTGTGCATGCCCCGAACTCGATGCGCTGCTTGAGGATAACGGTTTACCAGGCAAGAAACGCGCTCGAGCTGCGCGTGCGTCTGCATCCGCGCGATGTCAGGTTCCGAGTTGTGAAGTTGATATCTCTGAACTTAAAGGCTATCATCGACGGCATAGGGTTTGTTTGCGATGTGCTAATGCTGTTACTGTTCTTATTGACGGCGAGGCGAAGAGATACTGTCAGCAGTGTGGAAA GTTTCATGTTTTACCGGATTTTGACGAAGGGAAAAGGAGTTGTAGAAGAAAATTGGAGCGGCATAATACTAGGAGGCGGAGAAAGCCTGCTGATTCTGCATCAGCGGTTGATCATGAAGTTCAAACTGTTACTGTGAATGATGATTCCAATTGTGATGGAGAAGCAGGGATAG ATTATTCGAATTTGAGTAGTGAGAATATTGATAAAAGAGTGTCTTTGGATCATGAAGAAGAACCGGTTGCTGTTGGGTCCTCAACTCCAGAGACCCAGAATATTAATGGGGAGAGTGGTGTGTCCTTTGTTGCTTCTGCTGAAACACAAGCAAATGTTGGAAATGATGTTTCCAATCTTTCCAAATCACCTTCGTATTGTGACAATAAGAATGATTATTCATCTATG TGCCAAACAGGTCGGGTATCTTTTAAGCTTTACGATTGGAATCCTGCGGAATTTCCTAGAAGGCTACGGCTCCAA ATATTCCAATGGTTGGCAAGTATGCCTGTGGAGCTGGAGGGATATATCCGCCCTGGGTGTACAATCCTGACAGTATTTGTTGCAATGCCAAATATTATGTGGATAAAT TTACTCAAAGACCCTATGTATTATGTGCGTGATCTTGTTGCTCCCAAAAAGATGCTATCTGGAAGAGGCGCCGCTCTAATTCATCTGAATGACACGATCTTCCGTGTTATGAAAG ATGGAAGTTCTGTGACAAAAGTCGAGGTAAACATGCAGGCACCTAAGCTTCATTACATTCACCCCACATGCTTTGAAGCAGGAAAACCCATGGAATTTTTTGCTTGTGGAAGTAACTTGCTGCAGCCTAAGTTTCG GCTTCTTGTATCATTTTATGGAAAGTATATGAAGTACGAGTATTGCGTTCCGTCTCCCCATAACTGGAGTGAAGACAGTATTTCTTGTTCGTTTGACAATCAGTTATATAAGATACGTGTCCCTCATATTGAGGAAAATCTCATGGGCCCTGCGTTTATTGAG GTTGAGAATGAGTCTGGTTTATCAAACTTTATTCCTATACTTATTGGGGATAAAGAAATTTGCACTGAAATGAAGATATTGCAACAAAAACAAGATGCATCTCTCCTTTCTAAACAATTTCGGTCTGCATCTGGTGGTTCTATTTGTAGCTCATGCAAAGCTTTtgtacatattcatacatcgtcATCAGACTTGTTTGTAGATATAGCATGGTTACTTAAGGATCCTACTTCAGAAAATTTTGACAGAATGGTATCTGCTTCACAGATTCAAAGATATTGCCATTTGTTGGATTTTTTAATAAACAATGATTCAACTATCATTTTGGGAAAAATATTGccaaatttgataattttaacagAAAGCATAAAATCCAATACAAATGATGTTGACATTGTCCCGCTACTGAAATGCATGCATAATGCCAGAGATGCTATTTGTCAGAAAGGTGGAAGTATAATTTTGCACTCCAAAAGGGAAGGCTTTAAACCTGTCCGGTGCTGTTCTCAAGATGACAAGTTATCAGTTGATGAAGATAATTGTCAG agtatcctgttTAATGCAGATCCAGAGTTGGGAGTTCCGAGAAGTCTTACTTTTGATGAAAAAAATCATAACACACCACTTTTGAAAAGGGATATTATAATGAATATGGAAGACTTGCCTAATAGACGCGACCATCGACATATTACCCAGGGATTCTTGACCTCTCGACCGACTATATTTGTACTTGTTTCGGTTGTTGTTTGTCTTGCTGTATGCGTATCCGTCTATCATCGTGGAAGGGTTACCGAGTTAGCAGTATCCATTAGAAGGTGTTTGTTTAACCATTAA